The nucleotide sequence AGAGTACAATGAGCTTCTGGTTGGGAACGCATCCACGAGAGAGGCCGGTGCATGGGATGCTCGCAAGCGACGTGGCCGTCGACCTCGGGACTGCCACCGTCCTGGTCTACGTTCGGGGCCGGGGCATCGTCCTCCACGAGCCGTCGGTCGTCGCCGTGGACGCCGAGCAAGGGGAGGTCCTGGCAGTCGGCCAGGCCGCCAGGGAGATGGGCGGGCGGGCCCCCGACTCGGTGAGCGTCGTCCGCCCCTTGCGCGGCGGGGTCGTGGCTTCGTACGAGATGACCCGGATCATGCTGCGCTATTTCCTCCAGAAGGCCCTGGGCAAGCTCCCCTGGGTGCGGCCCAGGGTCGTGGTGGGTATCCCGCCGTCGATCACGCAGGTGGAGCGGAGGGCCCTGGTCGACGCCTGCATCCAGGCGGGGGCCCGGGAGGTCCATCTCGTCTCCCAGCCGCTCGCCGCCGCGCTGGGAGCCGGCATCGAGGTGGACAGGCCCCAGGGCCACCTCGTCGTCGACATCGGCGGCGGCACCACCGACGTGGCGGTGCTGTCGGCAGGCGGCGAGGCCGTGGTGGGTTCCGTCCGGGTCGCCGGCGACCAGATGGACGAGGCGGTCATGCGCCTGCTGCGCCGGCGCCACAACCTGCTCATCGGCGAGCGCACGGCCGAGGAGCTCAAGATCAGGGCCGGCACCGTGGAGCCCCACCTCCCGGCGAGCGACGCGGGGGTGGCCGTGTGGGGCCAGGACGGCGTCACGTCCATGCCGCGCGTCGCCACGGTCACTGCCCCCGAGCTACGGGAAGCCCTGATGGAGCCGGTCCGTCTCATTGCGGACGCCGTGCGCGAAGTCCTCGAACGGACGCCCCCGGAGCTGGCCGGGGACATAGCCGACCACGGGGTGGTGCTGGCCGGCGGCGGGGCGCTGCTCAAGGGCATCGACGAGGCCATGGTCCGGCGACTCGGGCTGCCGGTTACCATCGCGGACGACCCGATCGGGTGCGTGGTGCGTGGGCTGGGACGGGTCCTCGACGAGATGCACCACGCCCCGCGCAACTCTCCGGCGCGGGCTCGCCAGGCCGCCTGAGCGGCTCGCCCCGCCGGGGCTCGCCTCAGGACGGCGCGCCGGCGCCGCCCGCCGCCTCGGAGCCGGTTTCGGCCGGCTCCACCAACCGGTAGCCGACGCCCGGTTCGGTCCGGATGAAGCGGGGCCGCATCCGATCCGGCTCCAGCTTGCGGCGGAGCTGCGCGACGTGTACCCGTACCAGATGGGCGTCGTCGTAGCCGGCGCCCCATACCTCCCGCAGGATCTGGTGGTGCGTGAGGACTTTGCCGGCGTGGCGGGCGAGCAGCTTGAGGATGTCGTACTCGGTGGGGGTCAGGCGGATCTCCCGACCGCCCAGCGTCACCATCCGCCGCGGCAGGTCGATGACCAGTTCGCCGAAGCGAAGCACCGGCGAGCTCGCCTCCCCGGCGGCGTGGCGCAAGGCGACGCGCAGCCGGGCCAGCAGCTCCCCCATGGCGAAGGGCTTGGTCACGTAATCGTCGGCGCCGGCATCGAGCGCAGCGACCTTCTCCTCTTCCCGGCCGTGCACCGAGAGGATGACGACGGGCACCCTCGACCAGCCGCGCACCTCCCGCAGCACGTCGAGGCCGGACATGTCGGGCAACCCCAGGTCGAGGATGACGAGGTCCGGCCGCTGGGTGGCCGCGGCCGCGATCCCGTCTCGTCCCGTCTCGGCCGTGACGACCGCGTAACCGTGGGCCGACAGCGCCACCTGCAGCAGCCGGCGGATCTGGGGTTCGTCGTCGATGACCAGGATCCGGGCGCCGCTCATGCCCCTGATCCGCCGTTCACCCCTCCGGGGCCGCCCTCGGGCCGCCCCGCGCCCGGCGCGGCCGGGAATCGCAGGCGCACCACGCACCCTCCGCCGGGGTTGTCCCTCACCTGGATGGAGCCACCATGGGCCGTCACGATGGCCCGGGTGATCTGCAGCCCGATGCCGAGCCCGGCCCCGGGAGCCGAGGGCCGGGCGGGAGTCTCCCCCAGCAGGGCCTGCCGCGCCTCCGGCCGCAGGCCCGGGCCTCGATCGGCGACGTCGATCCAGACTGCCTCGTCGCCCGGAGCCACCCCGGCTCGCACCTCGACGGGCGTTCCGGGCGGAGAGTAGCGCAGCGCGTTGTCCAGCACGTTGGCGATGGCCTGTGAGGCCAGCACCCCGTCGACCTGCACCAGGGGAAGCCCGTCGGGCAGCTGCACGGCGATCCGATCGACGCCCGACCCGGACCCCAGACGCTGCAACGCGCCGCCCACCAGCTCGTCGACGTCGTACCACTCCCGGTGCAGCCGGACGAGCCCGCCTTCCAGCCGGGACATGTCCAGGAACCCTTCCACCATCCGGTTGAGCCGCATCGCCTCGTCCTGAATGCTGGCCAAGAGCTCCTTACGCAACGGCGGGCGGATCTCCCCGCCTCCGTTCTCGCTCAGGGTGGTCGCCGCCCCGATGATGAACGCCAGCGGCGTCCTCAACTCATGCGAGATCGCGTTGAGAAGGGCGGTGCGCACGCGCTCCGACTCGGCGGCGAGCCGGGCCTCGTTTTCCGCCTCCGCCAAACGGGTCCGCTCGATCGCCACCGCGGTCAAGGATGCCAGCGCCTCGAGCATGCGGCGCTGCTCCGGCAGGAGGTCCTGCTCCCCCTCCCCCGTCTTCACCCGCATGACGCCTGCGACGCCCCGGGCCGTCTGCAGCGGCACGTACCAGGCGGGGGCATCCGGGAAGGTTCCCGTCCCCGGCCCCGCGGGCAGCCCGTGCTGCAGCACCCACTCGACCATGGCCCGCTCCTTGGGGTCGGCGAGCCACGGCCCATCCCCGCCATCGCCCGCCGCACCGGCGGCCGGCGGTGGGCTGGCGCTGGGTCCCCCCAGGTTGACACCCGGGACGAAGATCTCCACCACGGCCCCCAGGATCTCGCCGATCCGCTGGGACGCCGTGCGCACCACGTCTTTGACGCCTCGCAGCGCCGTGATCTCCCGGCTGAGGTCGAGCAGGGCAGCCGTCCGCCGTTCCCTGCGGCGGGCGTTTTCGGCCTGGCCGCGCAACCGGGCCGACAGGGACGAGATGAGCACCGACACCATGAGGAACATGGCGAGGCTCACGGCGTACTGCAGGTGCCCCACCCACAACGTCGACAGCGGTTCGATGAACAAGAGATCGAACAGCGCAGCCGCCAGCACCGCGGCGAAGATCGCCGATCCGAACGAGAGCCTCCACGCGCTCAGGATGACCGGCAGGAGGTAGAGCAGGGCGACGTTGACGATGTGCAGCGCCGGTCGGAGCGACAGCACCACCGCCGTCAGCCCGCCCACCATCGCGGCCGGAAGGCCGTACTCGAGGGCCAGCCGGCGAGCCTGCCCACCGGTCCGCGCCGTCGCGGGCGGCACTGCTCGGCTGGCCGGCCCTTCTTCCGCCTCGCCCGGCACCACGTGGACGATGATCCCGGCGCTCTGCCGGATCACCCGGTCGACCAGCGAGCGCCGGAAGAGTTCGGCCCAGCGGGGTCGGAGCGGCCGGCCGATGATGAGGTGGCCCACGTTACGCTCCCGGGCGAGCCGCACGATCTCGCCGGCCACGTCCTCGCCGCTGAGCACGACGACCTGCGCCCCCAAAGTCTCCGCCAGGCGCAGGTGGGAGGCGAGCCGGCTGCGGGCCGCCTCGTCGGGCGCCTGTGTCCTGGGCACGTCGACGTAGGCGACCAGCCAGTCCGAGTCGTGCACCTGGGCGAAGCGGTACCCCACCCGGATGAGATGGGAGGCGAACGGGCTCGGGCTCACGCAGACCAGCACCCGGTCGCCGACCGGCCACGGCCCCCGGATTGCCTTGCGCTGCATGTAGCGGGCCAGCTGCTCGTCGATCCGCTCCGCTGCCCTGCGCAGTGTCAGCTCCCGCAGCGCGTTGATGTTGCCGGGGCGGAAGAAGTGGTGCAGGGCCGCCTCGATCTTCTCCGGGAAGTACACCTTGCCTTCGCGCAGGCGCTGGATGAGCTCTTCGACCGGGACGTCCACCACCTGGATCTGGTCGGCCTGGTCGACGATCCGGTCCGGCACGGTCTCCCGTACCGGCACCCCGGTGATGCGGGTGACCAGGTCGTTGAGGCTCTCCAGGTGCTGGACGTTGAGGGTGGTGTAGACGTCGATCCCCGCGTCGAGCAGCTCTTCGACGTCCTGGTAGCGCTTGGGGTGGCGCGACCCCGGCACGTTGGTGTGGGCCAGTTCGTCGACCAGGGCGAGCTGGGGCCGCCGGGCCAGCAGCGCGTCGAGATCCATCTCCTCGAAGCGGTGCCCCCGGTACTCCACCGTCCGGGGCGGGATCCGCTCGAGCCCCTCGAGCAGCGCCTCGGTCTCGGCCCTCCCGTGGGTCTGGACCCACCCGGCCACGACGTCGACGCCCTCCGCCTTGCGCTCGCGGGCCGCCTCCAGCATCGAGTAAGTCTTGCCCACGCCGGGGGCGGCTCCGAGGAAGACGACGAGCTTCCCCCGCCGCTCCTGCCGGCTCTCCTCCAGCAGGCTCTCGGGATCCGGCCGCCGCTCGTCGTCCGTCGCCGGATCTGGCCGCGCCACCGCGCACCCCGCCCCTTCCCGACCCGAGCCTACCGCCGGCCGGCCCGTGCCGCAAGCTCGTCGAGGGCGAGGTTGAGCTTCAGCACGTTGACCCTCGGCTCACCCAGGATGCCCCACTGCCGCCCCTCCGTGTAGCGGGCCACGAGTTCCCTTACCCGCTGCTGGCTCAAACCTCTGGCCCTGGCCACCCTGGGCACCTGGTAGGCGGCCGCCGCCGGGCTGATGTGCGGGTCGAGCCCCGATCCCGACGCCGTCACCAGGTCGGCCGGCACAGGGCCGGCCGCCGATGGGTCCGCCTCCTCGAGCGCCCGCAGCCGCTCCTCGACGGCCGCCCGCAGCCTCGGGTTGAGCGGCCCGAGGTTGGAGCCGGACGAGGCGCCGGCGTTGTATGGCAACGGGCTCGTGGCCGACGGCCGGCTCCAGAAGTACTTCGGGTCGGAAAACGCCTGCCCGATCAAGGCGGAGCCCACGACTTTGCCGTTGTGGCGGATCAGGCTGCCGTTCGCCTGCCACGGGAACACGACCTGGGCGATCCCGGTCATGGCGAGCGGATACACCACTCCGAGCAGCACCGTCAACGCCACCAGCAGCACCGCCGCGCTCCGGACCTGCTCCTTCACCACCGCACGCACGCTCCCATCTCTCTCGGCCCGCCTGCAGCCCTGTCAGACCAGCCCCAGCGCCACGAGCACGAGATCGATCAGCTTGATCCCGACGAAGGGCGCCACGAGCCCGCCCAGCCCGTACACCAGCAGGTAGTCGCGCAAGAGCCTGGCCGCCCCCACCGCCCGGTACTGCACGCCTCGCAGTGCCAGGGGTACGAGCGCCAGGATGACGAGGGCGTTGAAGATGACGGCCGAGAGCACCGCGCTCTCGGGCGTCGCCAGGTGCATGACGTTGAGCGCTCCGAGCTCTGGGTACACCGTGGCGAAGGCGGCCGGCACGATGGCGAAGTACTTGGCCACGTCGTTGGCGATGCTGAACGTCGTGAGCGCCCCGCGGGTCATCAGCATCTGCTTGCCGATCTCGACGATGTCGAGGAGCTTGGTCGGGTTGGAGTCGAGGTCGACCATGTTGGCCGCCTCTCGGGCCGCCTGGGTGCCGGTGTTCATGGCCACCGCCACGTCCGCCTGCGCGAGCGCCGGGGCGTCGTTGGTACCGTCGCCCGTCATGGCCACCATGTGCCCGGCCGCCTGCTCCTTGCGGATGAGCTCCAGCTTCGCCTCCGGGGTCGCCTCGGCCAGGAAGTCGTCGACCCCGGCCTCGGCGGCGATGGCGGCTGCGGTCACCGGGTTGTCGCCCGTGATCATGATGGTTCGGATGCCCATGCGCCGCAGGTGCGTGAAGCGCTCCCGGATGCCGCCCTTCACGATGTCTTTCAGGTGCACGACGGCCACCACCGTGCTGTCCTTCGCGACCACGAGCGGAGTCCCGCCCGCCCGCGCGATGCGGTCGACGGCCGCCTTCGCCTCCGCCGGCATCTCGCCCCCGCGTTCTACCACCCACCGCTCCAGGGCGTCGGGGGCGCCCTTGCGCACGGCGACGCCGTCCAGGTCGACCCCGCTCATGCGGGTCTGTGCCGTGAAAGGCACCACCTTCGCGCCGGCCGGGAGCGCCTCCCGGAGGTTGTGCAGGCGCTTGGCCAGCACCACGATGCTGCGCCCCTCGGGCGTCTCGTCGCCCAGCGACGAGAGCTGGGCCAGCCTGGCCGCCTCCTGCGGGGCCACCCCGTTGACGGGGATGATCTCCGCCGCCTGGCGGTTACCCAGCGTAATGGTGCCGGTCTTGTCGAGCAGCAGCACGTCGACGTCGCCGGCCGCCTCGACGGCCCTGCCGGAAGTGGCGATCACGTTGCGCCGGATGAGCCGGTCCATGCCGGCGATCCCGATGGCGCTCAAGAGCCCTCCGATGGTGGTCGGGATCAGGCAGACGAAGAGGGCCACCAGCACCGTCAGCGTCACGGGGCTCCCTCGCCCTGCCGCCTGGACGCTGTACAGCGAAAACGGCAGCAGCGTCGCCACCACGAGCAAGAAGATGATCGTGAAGCCGGCCAGCAGGGTGCTGAGCGCGATCTCGTTGGGCGTCCGCCGGCGCTTCGCTCCCTCCACCAGCGCGATCATGCGGTCGAGAAACGTCTCTCCGGGGTTGGCCGTGACGCGCACGATGAGCCAGTCGGAGAGCACCTTCGTGCCGCCTGTCACGGCGCTGCGATCACCGCCGGCTTCACGGATGACCGGGGCGCTCTCGCCGGTGATGACGCTCTCGTCGACGGAGGCGATCCCCTGGACGACCTCTCCGTCCGCGGGGATGAGCTCACCGGCCGGCACCAGGACCAGGTCGCCCTTACGGAGCGCGCTGGCCGGCACCCGCTCCGTGTGCGCCGCCGGGTCGGGTGCCGCCAGGCGCAGAGCGTACGTCTTGTGCCGAGTACGCCGCAGCGCGTCGGCCTGCGCCTTGCCCCGTCCCTCCGCCACGGCCTCGGCGAAGTTCGCGAACACAACCGTGAACCAAAGCCAAAACGCCACGGCCCCGATGAACGCCGCCGGCGCCTCCCCGCGCCCGGCAAGCGCCTGCCCAAACAGGACGGTCGTCAGCACGCTGCCGATCTCCACCGTGAACATGACCGGGTTCTTGATCTGCACGCGCGGGTCGAGCTTGCGGAAAGCGTCAGCTACCGCCCGCCGCAGGATACTGCGCTGATCCACGGCAACGCGTCCCCGCGGACCCATCGCCACCACCGCCATCGTCCGCGACTCCTCCCCTCCGCACCGGGCGCCGGGCGTCAGGACCCGGCCATGATCAAGTGCTCCACGATGGGTCCCAGGGCCAGCGCCGGGAAGAAGTTGAGCCCGCCCACCACGATGACGACCGCCACGAGCCACGCCACGAACAGGGGCGACGCCGTCGGCAAGGTCCCCGGGCCCGGCGGCACGATCTTCTTGCGGGCAAGCGAACCGGCCAAAGCCAGGGCCGGCACCACGGCCCAATACCGCGCCATCAGCATGGCGAGCGACCCGAGCACGTTGTACACGGGCGTGTTGACCCCGAGCCCCCCGAACGCGCTCCCGTTGTTGTTGCCCATGGAGGCGAACGCGTACAGCACCTCGCTGAACCCGTGCGGTCCCGGATTGAAGACCGCAGCCCGCCCGGACGGCGTCATCAGCGCGATGGCGGTGGGGACCAACACCGCCAGCGGTACCACCAGGATGATGAGGGCCGCCATCTTCATCTCGAAGATCTCGATCTTCTTGCCCAGGTACTCCGGGGTGCGGCCGACCATGAGCCCGGCGACGAAGACCGCGGCGATGACGAAGGCGAGCATCCCGTACAGCCCCGACCCGACGCCGCCGAAGACCACCTCGCCGAGCATCATGAGGAACATGGGTACGAACCCGCCCAACGGCACGTACGAGTCGTGCATGGAGTTGACCGAACCGTTGGAGGCGGCCGTGGTTGCTGTCGCCCATAGCGCCGATCCGGCAACGCCGAAGCGGACCTCTTTGCCCTCCATGTTGCCACCGGCTGTCGCCTGATCGACGCCCAGCCTAGCAAGCGCGGGGTTGCCGGCCGACTCCTGCCAGTAGACCACCCCCAGCATCGCGACGAAGATGACCGTCATGGCAGCGAAGATGGCCCACCCCTGCCGGGTGTCGCCGACCATCTTCCCGAACGTGTACGTGAGCGCCGCCGGGATGAGCAGGAGCGACAGCATCTCGACGAAGTTGCTGAGCGGCGTCGGGTTCTCCAGCGGGTGTGCGGAGTTGGCGTTGAAAAAGCCGCCGCCGTTGGTGCCGAGCTGCTTGATGATGACCTGGGACGCGACCGGCCCCACCGCGATGGCCTGTTCCCGGACGAGATGCCCTTCACTGTCCCGCACCGGTTCCACCAGACTCGCCTTCTGGTAGGGCGCCAGCGTCTGCGGCACGCCCTGCCAGACGAGCAGCAGCGCCCCGATGACGGCCAGCGGCAAGAGGATGTAAAGGTTGCTGCGCACCAGATCGACCCAGAAGTTGCCGATGCGCTCGGACGACTTGCGACGAAAGCCCCGGATGAGGGCGACGAGCGCTGCCATGCCGGTGCCGGCGGAGACGAAGTTCTGCACCGTGAGACCCGCCATCTGGGTGAAATAGCTCAGCGTCGTCTCGCCGCCGTAGGCTTGCCAGTTGGTGTTGGTGCCAAACGAGACCGCCGTGTTGAGCGCCAGGTCGGGCGGGCCAACGGCGCCCACGTGCTCCGGGTTGAGCGGGAGCCACTGCTGCACTCGCTCTAGCCCGTACAGCAGCAGGATCCCGAAGAGGTTGAAGAGCAGCAGCGCCCCGGCGTATTGCTTCCACGTCATCTCGCGCTCGGGCAAGGTCCCCGCCAACCGGTACAGCCACCGCTCCAACGGCCCCAGCACGGGCGAGAGCAGGGTGCGCTCCCCCTCGTACACCCTCGCCATGTAGATGCCGAGGGGTTTCGTGAAGGCGATCAACACCAGCAAGTAGAGGAGGATCTGCAACCACCCCGAGGGGCTCATTCGAACACCTCCGGCTTCAAGAGCGCCACGACCAGGTAGACGAACATCCCGACGGCCACGATCAGCCCGACGACCTGCACCGTTCCATCCGCCCTTTCCTCAGCGCACCCGGTCCAGCACCTCGACCATGCCCCACGTCGCGACGAAGAACAGGGCGACCAGCGCGATGCTCAGGAGATCCCCCATGGCCCTTCGTTGGACCGTCCCTTCCCTTCTCCAGCATGCCCGCCCCGGCGGCCCACACGCCCATGACCGGGAACGGGCTCCCTTCCATCTTGCAGCCGCTGCCCGTCAACCGATCGGCAAAGCCACGGCGCCGTCCATCAAGGATGTGTCAAGACGACCGCCACGGAGATGGAGTCCCCCTCGGCCCGGCACCACACGGCCGGGCGGCAGGAGAACCGGCAGCTTCGGCCCGAATGGGTAAAGCGTACCGGCAACCCTGGGCACGAACCTCTCGAGGGGGTGCAGGCGCCGTGCGCTCGTTGGCCGTCCTCGTCTGGCTGCGCCTTCTTCTCGCCGCCCTGGGGGTGGCGCTCCTGGCGGCAGCGGCGGCCGGGGCGATGGGCCTGCCTTTGCCCGCCGGGCCGTACGGGTGGGTGCTCGGGCTCGGCGCCGTCGTAGCGGCAGCCGTGGCCGCGGCGGTGGGGACCGCCTTCGTGCATCCTCTTTTCCACGCGCCCATCGTCCATGCCATCACGGGCCTCACGGCGATGAGCGACCGGCTCGACCTGACCTACCGGATCCCCTTCCGCGCCCCTGACGAGCGAGGCGAGCTCGTCCACCAGGTCAACCGGGTGATCAAGGGCTTCCACACCGTCCTCGCGCAGATCGTGGAGCAGGCCAGGGTCCTGACCGAGGTGGGCCAACGGCTGGCGGGGGTGACCCACAAGACCGCGGAGTGGTCGCAACAGATCGCGACCGCGGTCGCGCAACTGGCGTCCACGGCTGAGGCGCAGGCTCGCCAGACCCAGGAGGTGTCCGAGTCCGTGGCCCGGCTCATGGCCCAGGCGCGCCGGCTCGCAGAGGAGACCGCCGAGGCGGCGGGCCAGGCAGCCATCGCCGGGGAAGCGTCGGGCGAGTCGGATCGCCTGGCCACCCAGGCAGCGGCGCTGGCCGACGCCGCGCTCCGGGCCGCCCGGCAAAGCCGGGAGCTGGCCGGCCGGCTCCTCGAGGCGGTAACCCAGGTGGAGCAGGTCCTCCGGCTCGTCGACGAGGTGGCCCAGCAGACCAACTTGCTGGCCCTCAACGCCGCCATCGAGGCCGCCCGGGCCGGAGAGCAGGGCCGGGGCTTCGCGGTGGTGGCTCAGGAGGTACGCCGGCTGGCCGGGCGCTCGTCGGAGGCGGTCGCCCAGGCGTCCCGGTGGTTTTCCGCCATCCGCGAGGCGGTCGACGCCGCCGGCAAGGCGGCCGGAGAGGCCGACGAGGCGGCCTCCCGGCAGGCGGAGCAGATGCAGGAGCTGGCGGCGGCTCACCGCCGCATCCACGAGGCCGTGGAGCGCATCGCCGCGTTCACGCGCCGCACGGCCGACAGGGCGGAGGCCCTGGCCACGAACGGCGACGCGATTCAAAAGGCGGCGGCCGCCATGACCGCCCACTCGCAGGAGCTGGCCGCCGGGGTGCAGCAGGTGTCGAGCGCCGTCCAGCAGCAGGCCTCCACCGCCCAGGAGACCTCGGCGCAGTCCGACGCCGTGGCCCGATCCGCGGAGGGGCTGCGGGCCCTGGCGGCCCGGTTCAAGACGGAGTCCTGACCGGCTCCGCCACGGCGCCGCGCGCGGGGGCGCCGGCCGTTCGCCGGGCAGGGGACCACCCGGGTACCCGGCGGCCCCACCGCATGCCCGCCCACATCACCACGCCGACCAGCGCCACCAGCATCGCCGACAGCTGCCCGGCCTCGTTCATGTGGCCCGCCTGCACGGCCGCGTAAATGGCCACCGGCATGGTCTGCGTACGCCCCGGAATGTTACCGGCGACCATCAGCGTTGCGCCGAACTCTCCCATGGCCCTGGCAAAGGCCAACAGCACGCCGACGGCCACGCCGGGCCAGGCAAGGGGCAGCAGCATGTGGCGCAGGATGGCGAGCCGCCCGGCTCCGTCCACCTGGGCCGCCTCCACCACCTCCGCAGGGACGTCCTCCAGGGCGATGCGGGCGGCTTGCACCAGCAGCGGCAGCGATACGATGGCCGAGGCCATCATGGCGGCGTAGGGGGTGAAGATGAGCGAGCCCCACCCCAGCGCGCGCATGAGCCCGCCAACCGGCCCGCTGCGCCCGACCAGGAGCAGGAGGCCGTAGCCCACCACGGTCGGGGGCAGCACGATCGGCAAGTTGACCA is from Limnochorda sp. L945t and encodes:
- the modB gene encoding molybdate ABC transporter permease subunit; translation: MSSIAISLWVASMATGANLVAGVLLAWLLAYGRFRGRQLLDVVVNLPIVLPPTVVGYGLLLLVGRSGPVGGLMRALGWGSLIFTPYAAMMASAIVSLPLLVQAARIALEDVPAEVVEAAQVDGAGRLAILRHMLLPLAWPGVAVGVLLAFARAMGEFGATLMVAGNIPGRTQTMPVAIYAAVQAGHMNEAGQLSAMLVALVGVVMWAGMRWGRRVPGWSPARRTAGAPARGAVAEPVRTPS
- the kdpC gene encoding potassium-transporting ATPase subunit KdpC, with amino-acid sequence MRAVVKEQVRSAAVLLVALTVLLGVVYPLAMTGIAQVVFPWQANGSLIRHNGKVVGSALIGQAFSDPKYFWSRPSATSPLPYNAGASSGSNLGPLNPRLRAAVEERLRALEEADPSAAGPVPADLVTASGSGLDPHISPAAAAYQVPRVARARGLSQQRVRELVARYTEGRQWGILGEPRVNVLKLNLALDELAARAGRR
- a CDS encoding sensor histidine kinase KdpD, with the translated sequence MARPDPATDDERRPDPESLLEESRQERRGKLVVFLGAAPGVGKTYSMLEAARERKAEGVDVVAGWVQTHGRAETEALLEGLERIPPRTVEYRGHRFEEMDLDALLARRPQLALVDELAHTNVPGSRHPKRYQDVEELLDAGIDVYTTLNVQHLESLNDLVTRITGVPVRETVPDRIVDQADQIQVVDVPVEELIQRLREGKVYFPEKIEAALHHFFRPGNINALRELTLRRAAERIDEQLARYMQRKAIRGPWPVGDRVLVCVSPSPFASHLIRVGYRFAQVHDSDWLVAYVDVPRTQAPDEAARSRLASHLRLAETLGAQVVVLSGEDVAGEIVRLARERNVGHLIIGRPLRPRWAELFRRSLVDRVIRQSAGIIVHVVPGEAEEGPASRAVPPATARTGGQARRLALEYGLPAAMVGGLTAVVLSLRPALHIVNVALLYLLPVILSAWRLSFGSAIFAAVLAAALFDLLFIEPLSTLWVGHLQYAVSLAMFLMVSVLISSLSARLRGQAENARRRERRTAALLDLSREITALRGVKDVVRTASQRIGEILGAVVEIFVPGVNLGGPSASPPPAAGAAGDGGDGPWLADPKERAMVEWVLQHGLPAGPGTGTFPDAPAWYVPLQTARGVAGVMRVKTGEGEQDLLPEQRRMLEALASLTAVAIERTRLAEAENEARLAAESERVRTALLNAISHELRTPLAFIIGAATTLSENGGGEIRPPLRKELLASIQDEAMRLNRMVEGFLDMSRLEGGLVRLHREWYDVDELVGGALQRLGSGSGVDRIAVQLPDGLPLVQVDGVLASQAIANVLDNALRYSPPGTPVEVRAGVAPGDEAVWIDVADRGPGLRPEARQALLGETPARPSAPGAGLGIGLQITRAIVTAHGGSIQVRDNPGGGCVVRLRFPAAPGAGRPEGGPGGVNGGSGA
- the kdpA gene encoding potassium-transporting ATPase subunit KdpA — encoded protein: MSPSGWLQILLYLLVLIAFTKPLGIYMARVYEGERTLLSPVLGPLERWLYRLAGTLPEREMTWKQYAGALLLFNLFGILLLYGLERVQQWLPLNPEHVGAVGPPDLALNTAVSFGTNTNWQAYGGETTLSYFTQMAGLTVQNFVSAGTGMAALVALIRGFRRKSSERIGNFWVDLVRSNLYILLPLAVIGALLLVWQGVPQTLAPYQKASLVEPVRDSEGHLVREQAIAVGPVASQVIIKQLGTNGGGFFNANSAHPLENPTPLSNFVEMLSLLLIPAALTYTFGKMVGDTRQGWAIFAAMTVIFVAMLGVVYWQESAGNPALARLGVDQATAGGNMEGKEVRFGVAGSALWATATTAASNGSVNSMHDSYVPLGGFVPMFLMMLGEVVFGGVGSGLYGMLAFVIAAVFVAGLMVGRTPEYLGKKIEIFEMKMAALIILVVPLAVLVPTAIALMTPSGRAAVFNPGPHGFSEVLYAFASMGNNNGSAFGGLGVNTPVYNVLGSLAMLMARYWAVVPALALAGSLARKKIVPPGPGTLPTASPLFVAWLVAVVIVVGGLNFFPALALGPIVEHLIMAGS
- the mreB gene encoding rod shape-determining protein; the protein is MLASDVAVDLGTATVLVYVRGRGIVLHEPSVVAVDAEQGEVLAVGQAAREMGGRAPDSVSVVRPLRGGVVASYEMTRIMLRYFLQKALGKLPWVRPRVVVGIPPSITQVERRALVDACIQAGAREVHLVSQPLAAALGAGIEVDRPQGHLVVDIGGGTTDVAVLSAGGEAVVGSVRVAGDQMDEAVMRLLRRRHNLLIGERTAEELKIRAGTVEPHLPASDAGVAVWGQDGVTSMPRVATVTAPELREALMEPVRLIADAVREVLERTPPELAGDIADHGVVLAGGGALLKGIDEAMVRRLGLPVTIADDPIGCVVRGLGRVLDEMHHAPRNSPARARQAA
- the kdpF gene encoding K(+)-transporting ATPase subunit F, with product MQVVGLIVAVGMFVYLVVALLKPEVFE
- a CDS encoding methyl-accepting chemotaxis protein, translated to MRSLAVLVWLRLLLAALGVALLAAAAAGAMGLPLPAGPYGWVLGLGAVVAAAVAAAVGTAFVHPLFHAPIVHAITGLTAMSDRLDLTYRIPFRAPDERGELVHQVNRVIKGFHTVLAQIVEQARVLTEVGQRLAGVTHKTAEWSQQIATAVAQLASTAEAQARQTQEVSESVARLMAQARRLAEETAEAAGQAAIAGEASGESDRLATQAAALADAALRAARQSRELAGRLLEAVTQVEQVLRLVDEVAQQTNLLALNAAIEAARAGEQGRGFAVVAQEVRRLAGRSSEAVAQASRWFSAIREAVDAAGKAAGEADEAASRQAEQMQELAAAHRRIHEAVERIAAFTRRTADRAEALATNGDAIQKAAAAMTAHSQELAAGVQQVSSAVQQQASTAQETSAQSDAVARSAEGLRALAARFKTES
- the kdpB gene encoding potassium-transporting ATPase subunit KdpB → MDQRSILRRAVADAFRKLDPRVQIKNPVMFTVEIGSVLTTVLFGQALAGRGEAPAAFIGAVAFWLWFTVVFANFAEAVAEGRGKAQADALRRTRHKTYALRLAAPDPAAHTERVPASALRKGDLVLVPAGELIPADGEVVQGIASVDESVITGESAPVIREAGGDRSAVTGGTKVLSDWLIVRVTANPGETFLDRMIALVEGAKRRRTPNEIALSTLLAGFTIIFLLVVATLLPFSLYSVQAAGRGSPVTLTVLVALFVCLIPTTIGGLLSAIGIAGMDRLIRRNVIATSGRAVEAAGDVDVLLLDKTGTITLGNRQAAEIIPVNGVAPQEAARLAQLSSLGDETPEGRSIVVLAKRLHNLREALPAGAKVVPFTAQTRMSGVDLDGVAVRKGAPDALERWVVERGGEMPAEAKAAVDRIARAGGTPLVVAKDSTVVAVVHLKDIVKGGIRERFTHLRRMGIRTIMITGDNPVTAAAIAAEAGVDDFLAEATPEAKLELIRKEQAAGHMVAMTGDGTNDAPALAQADVAVAMNTGTQAAREAANMVDLDSNPTKLLDIVEIGKQMLMTRGALTTFSIANDVAKYFAIVPAAFATVYPELGALNVMHLATPESAVLSAVIFNALVILALVPLALRGVQYRAVGAARLLRDYLLVYGLGGLVAPFVGIKLIDLVLVALGLV
- a CDS encoding response regulator transcription factor — its product is MSGARILVIDDEPQIRRLLQVALSAHGYAVVTAETGRDGIAAAATQRPDLVILDLGLPDMSGLDVLREVRGWSRVPVVILSVHGREEEKVAALDAGADDYVTKPFAMGELLARLRVALRHAAGEASSPVLRFGELVIDLPRRMVTLGGREIRLTPTEYDILKLLARHAGKVLTHHQILREVWGAGYDDAHLVRVHVAQLRRKLEPDRMRPRFIRTEPGVGYRLVEPAETGSEAAGGAGAPS